The genomic window CTTTGAAAATCAGAAATTCCAACAAAATCTGCTTCAACTAGTTTTACACCAAAGTTTGCCTCTATTGAAACGACCAAATCAACATAATCCAGACTGTCTAACCCAAGTGTATCTTTTAAATTAGCATTTGGTTCAATGTCGTCATTATCAACTTCAAATTCATCAACTAAAAAACCATTAATTTTTGCTATAATCTCTTCTTTATTCATTGTTCAATTTAAACTTTTTAACCACCAACGCAGAGTTGGTTCCTCCGAAACCGAAAGAATTGGACAAAAATATGTCAAATTTTTTGTTTAACGTAGTTTTAACTAAATTTAATTTTGACGCATCTTCATCTGGGTTTTCCAAATTGATGTTTGGCGCGATAAAATCGTGCTGCATCATTAAGATAGAATAAATGATTTCGCTT from Flavobacterium sp. KACC 22763 includes these protein-coding regions:
- a CDS encoding acyl carrier protein; the protein is MNKEEIIAKINGFLVDEFEVDNDDIEPNANLKDTLGLDSLDYVDLVVSIEANFGVKLVEADFVGISDFQSFYDLIETKIKAKSA